Proteins encoded in a region of the Nocardia asteroides genome:
- a CDS encoding acyl carrier protein, which yields MRPSLPDGHRGAQENDGPLGYHRRTALTSAAVLAVADLLGVDAATVSTSSPFTDLGLGSTQLARLTAHLEDAMGVEVPLTAIYDHPDIEQLVEYLAMR from the coding sequence ATGCGGCCCAGTCTTCCCGACGGGCACAGGGGTGCGCAGGAGAACGACGGTCCGCTCGGCTACCACCGACGCACCGCGCTCACTTCCGCCGCCGTCCTTGCTGTCGCGGATCTACTAGGCGTCGACGCCGCCACGGTGTCGACCAGCTCGCCCTTCACCGATCTCGGCCTCGGTTCCACCCAGCTTGCGAGGCTGACCGCCCATCTCGAAGACGCTATGGGAGTCGAGGTTCCGCTGACCGCGATCTACGACCATCCGGACATCGAACAGCTTGTCGAGTATCTCGCGATGCGATGA
- a CDS encoding SDR family NAD(P)-dependent oxidoreductase: MSSAPTDSAGSHPPVSIIGIGCRLPGAASVAEFWQLLVEGRDATSTPPAGRLGSRRGGYLDDVESFDNDWFAISEREAAVMDPQQRLALEVAVEALDDAGIGYRARGSGAAVVFGASGYDHGIAVLGRAGHDAPYAVTGSALSIIANRLSYVLDLRGPSLVLDSACSSSLAAVDLAVRLLADGTVPFAIVGGVNLVLLEHTTNYLAEGGFLSPGGRTTPFDATADGYTRGDGCAVVVLQRSADAMREGNRVYAEIIGAAVGSDGRSNGLYAPNGRAQQETVRAAWSRAGRPPSSAGYIECHGTGTPLGDAVEVGALAAALGGGADDPIWIGSVKSNIGHLEAAAGVTGMVKTALSIHHGVIAPTINVHVEHPLLHLAERGLRVPTEPVDWSRVTAPQRVAGVSSFGFGGTIAHIVLRGVTPAVPERDEHFPLLLPLTGRDDEELRERALRLADELDTVRPPLRAPASATARLLPESARAAVLAHDHGDVVHRLRAFAHGDTDAALGPVANRRRGGLLFLFSGQGGQHPQMGRALAARYPVFAAALAETTEAIVVAGGPRIWTPRHGFTSAGDAQATDLVQPALFAFQVALVKLLAAWGIRPDAVAGHSLGEIAAAAVSGALSLTDAARVVVLRSATLAHLDGRGAMAVLEADPDEAAKLVEPMRAEVAIAAVNGPRSVVVSGTPRYVDTLVRRATRRNMFARKLAVDFAAHSPQVATVLAPFVTALTEITPLAPRVPVYSTARRGAKLTTAAMDRDYWAENAAGTVELAAAMERAAEDGISTVVEIGPHPVLLSAVREYPDFRDGAHSVALRDDEASGFLTGVAWLYLEGRPVDWSALGPFTAPAPRQWRKREFPLLVAGPASAHVPESAFAAEDLAHHVIHGDSAVPAVFWLRRLLHLARDTSATATLADFAVHERTDPSALPEVVYRGPGVEQSVRAEVTGTGTLASARPAGDPTPADIVAWMRVVDANRAARHQMRVITTGAFYQELRRRRLEYGPRFRALRGIAVGTGRALGLFDAAELHRTATLDGCLQVLAAAVFDDLPTPSIPLPIGMDSAWLSHEPNRHVLEVHALIRERSDTGLVGDVIATDQHGVPCLAFSGVHIRYAEPGAEEERGALRSARAEHDNQTAPFRQEAWEPRDPESLGLGDAPGAGTLVRRAVVVGASDLAVRLARALDAEVPTERIAREPDDASPIVTAVLTGRGGGHAVAVVWPADSGARDGESAAATSRILELLQLLSAHDATASVTVFLPLETARSHSRPDEPGTQTSVEAGAIAGLVRSLQLETGRTVRLVWTDPGVGNLPLLTRLVADTDRRIPGELRLWSGDIAVRRFIPARARALPVAGIDAGGTYVVTGGLGVLGSVAVRWLLDAGARDVVVLTRAPRPVPALLDGLEDRIVVVRCDAADRDDLANALSDIRASDSAIRGVVHAAGVLEDAAFDAVTAGQLARMFLPKPTAAGNLIELTATDATDFVLLFSSATGALGAPGQAAYAAANAAMDALAHRHPGRRILSIGWGLWDSGLAAAAGGASHLRRAGVGAIDLRRGSAVLAQVLRYDGPYLLALNHTPTTDTSPVALRLTDLLDSSPASPRDNASARTPAPPEPAEPLTTTIRRVLASTLDLPAEHIDPAADFNDLGLTSLLAIEMRRNLESRLRVRIATAELFKHPTITALGAALLERVAANTGDTS, from the coding sequence ATGAGCAGCGCGCCTACTGATTCCGCAGGCTCGCATCCTCCCGTCTCCATCATCGGCATCGGCTGCCGATTGCCCGGAGCGGCGAGCGTAGCCGAGTTCTGGCAGCTGTTGGTAGAGGGCCGCGACGCCACGTCCACCCCGCCCGCAGGACGGCTGGGCTCCCGGCGCGGCGGGTACCTCGACGACGTCGAGTCCTTCGACAACGACTGGTTCGCCATCTCCGAGCGCGAGGCCGCGGTCATGGATCCGCAGCAGCGGCTCGCGCTGGAAGTCGCCGTCGAGGCGCTCGACGACGCCGGGATCGGTTATCGCGCCCGCGGTTCCGGCGCCGCCGTCGTGTTCGGCGCGTCAGGATACGACCACGGCATCGCGGTGCTCGGCCGGGCCGGCCACGACGCCCCCTACGCGGTGACCGGTTCCGCGCTCAGCATCATCGCCAACCGGCTGTCCTACGTGCTCGATCTGCGCGGTCCGAGCCTGGTGCTCGACAGCGCCTGCTCGTCCTCGCTCGCCGCGGTGGACCTCGCGGTGCGTCTGCTCGCCGACGGCACGGTGCCGTTCGCCATCGTGGGCGGGGTCAATCTCGTATTGCTGGAACATACGACGAACTACCTGGCCGAGGGGGGTTTCCTGTCGCCAGGCGGACGCACGACGCCGTTCGACGCCACGGCGGACGGCTACACCCGCGGCGACGGCTGCGCCGTGGTGGTCCTGCAGCGCAGCGCGGACGCAATGCGCGAAGGCAACCGGGTGTACGCGGAGATCATCGGCGCCGCCGTCGGGTCGGACGGGCGCTCGAACGGCCTGTACGCCCCGAACGGCCGCGCCCAGCAGGAGACGGTGCGCGCGGCGTGGTCGAGGGCCGGACGCCCGCCCAGCAGTGCTGGCTACATCGAATGCCACGGCACCGGCACGCCGTTGGGCGACGCGGTGGAAGTCGGCGCGCTCGCGGCCGCGCTCGGCGGTGGCGCGGACGATCCGATCTGGATCGGTTCGGTGAAGTCCAATATCGGACATCTGGAGGCCGCCGCGGGCGTCACCGGGATGGTGAAGACCGCGCTGTCCATCCACCACGGCGTGATCGCGCCGACGATCAACGTCCACGTCGAGCATCCCCTGCTGCATTTGGCCGAACGCGGGCTGCGCGTGCCGACCGAGCCGGTCGACTGGAGCCGCGTGACCGCGCCGCAGCGCGTGGCGGGTGTCAGTTCCTTCGGGTTCGGCGGCACGATCGCACACATCGTCCTGCGGGGCGTCACGCCCGCCGTGCCCGAGCGCGACGAACACTTCCCGCTGCTGCTGCCGCTCACGGGCCGCGACGACGAGGAATTGCGCGAGCGCGCACTGCGGCTGGCCGATGAACTGGACACGGTGCGGCCACCGCTGCGTGCCCCGGCATCCGCCACGGCGCGGCTGCTTCCCGAGTCGGCCCGGGCCGCGGTCCTCGCGCACGATCACGGTGACGTGGTGCACCGGCTGCGCGCCTTCGCCCACGGCGACACCGACGCGGCGCTCGGCCCCGTGGCGAACCGCCGCCGCGGCGGCCTGCTGTTCCTGTTCTCCGGACAGGGCGGTCAACATCCGCAAATGGGCCGCGCGCTGGCGGCTCGGTACCCGGTCTTCGCCGCCGCGCTCGCCGAGACGACCGAAGCGATCGTGGTGGCGGGCGGTCCACGGATCTGGACGCCGCGCCACGGTTTCACCTCCGCGGGGGACGCGCAAGCCACCGATCTGGTGCAACCGGCGTTGTTCGCGTTCCAGGTGGCGCTGGTGAAGCTGTTGGCGGCATGGGGGATTCGTCCCGACGCCGTGGCCGGACACAGTTTGGGGGAGATCGCGGCGGCGGCGGTGAGCGGCGCGCTCTCGCTCACGGACGCGGCCCGCGTGGTGGTGCTGCGTAGCGCGACCCTCGCGCATCTGGACGGACGCGGCGCGATGGCGGTGCTGGAGGCGGACCCGGACGAAGCGGCGAAACTCGTGGAACCGATGCGCGCGGAGGTGGCGATCGCCGCCGTCAACGGCCCACGGTCGGTGGTCGTATCCGGCACCCCCCGGTATGTCGACACGCTGGTGCGCCGGGCCACGCGCCGGAACATGTTCGCGCGCAAGCTCGCCGTCGACTTCGCCGCGCACAGCCCTCAGGTCGCCACCGTGCTCGCGCCCTTCGTCACGGCGTTGACCGAAATCACCCCGCTGGCGCCGCGCGTGCCGGTGTACTCCACCGCCCGGCGCGGCGCGAAGCTCACCACCGCGGCCATGGACCGCGATTATTGGGCCGAGAATGCGGCGGGCACAGTGGAATTGGCGGCCGCCATGGAGCGCGCGGCCGAAGACGGGATCTCGACCGTGGTCGAAATCGGCCCGCACCCCGTGTTGCTCTCGGCGGTGCGGGAGTATCCGGACTTCCGCGACGGCGCGCATTCGGTAGCCCTGCGCGATGACGAAGCGAGCGGCTTTCTCACGGGTGTGGCGTGGTTGTACCTGGAGGGGCGGCCGGTCGACTGGTCGGCGCTGGGCCCGTTCACCGCGCCCGCACCGCGGCAGTGGCGCAAGCGTGAGTTCCCGCTGCTGGTGGCTGGGCCCGCGAGCGCGCACGTACCGGAATCCGCTTTCGCCGCCGAAGATCTCGCCCATCACGTGATACACGGCGACAGCGCCGTCCCCGCCGTCTTCTGGCTGCGGAGGCTGCTGCACCTGGCTCGGGACACCTCCGCGACGGCCACCTTGGCCGATTTCGCCGTGCACGAGCGGACCGATCCGAGCGCACTGCCCGAGGTGGTCTATCGCGGCCCGGGTGTGGAGCAAAGCGTGCGGGCGGAGGTCACGGGCACCGGGACGCTGGCTTCGGCCCGGCCCGCCGGTGACCCCACACCCGCGGATATCGTCGCATGGATGCGGGTGGTCGACGCAAATCGAGCCGCCCGGCACCAGATGCGGGTCATCACCACCGGCGCCTTCTACCAGGAATTGCGCCGCAGGCGGCTGGAGTACGGTCCCCGGTTCCGTGCGCTGCGCGGCATCGCCGTGGGCACCGGACGGGCACTGGGCCTGTTCGACGCCGCGGAATTGCATCGCACCGCAACGCTGGACGGCTGCCTGCAAGTGCTCGCCGCGGCGGTATTCGACGACTTGCCCACGCCTTCGATTCCGCTGCCGATCGGCATGGACTCGGCCTGGTTGTCGCACGAGCCGAACCGCCACGTGCTCGAGGTGCACGCGCTGATCCGGGAGCGCAGCGACACCGGGCTGGTCGGTGATGTCATCGCGACCGATCAGCACGGCGTGCCCTGTCTCGCCTTCTCCGGTGTGCACATCCGCTACGCCGAACCCGGCGCCGAGGAGGAGCGCGGCGCACTTCGCTCGGCACGTGCCGAGCACGACAACCAGACCGCGCCATTCCGCCAGGAGGCTTGGGAGCCGCGGGATCCCGAATCGCTCGGGCTCGGCGACGCGCCCGGGGCCGGAACCCTCGTACGCCGTGCGGTGGTGGTCGGCGCCTCCGACCTCGCGGTGCGGCTCGCCCGCGCACTGGACGCCGAGGTGCCGACCGAACGGATCGCACGGGAACCGGACGACGCGAGCCCCATCGTCACCGCAGTGCTGACCGGTCGCGGCGGCGGCCACGCCGTAGCGGTGGTCTGGCCCGCCGACTCCGGCGCACGCGACGGCGAGAGCGCCGCCGCGACCAGTCGGATCCTGGAACTGCTGCAACTGCTCTCGGCCCATGACGCCACCGCGTCCGTGACGGTCTTCCTGCCCCTGGAGACGGCCCGATCACACTCGCGGCCCGACGAGCCCGGTACGCAGACCTCGGTCGAGGCTGGGGCGATCGCGGGGCTGGTGCGCTCGCTTCAGCTCGAGACGGGCCGTACGGTGCGGCTGGTCTGGACCGATCCCGGCGTCGGGAACTTGCCGCTACTCACCCGGCTGGTGGCGGATACCGACAGGAGGATCCCCGGCGAGCTGCGCCTGTGGTCGGGCGACATAGCCGTCCGGCGCTTCATACCCGCGCGAGCGCGAGCCTTGCCGGTCGCGGGCATCGACGCGGGCGGGACCTACGTCGTCACCGGCGGGCTCGGCGTCCTCGGCTCGGTCGCCGTGCGCTGGTTGCTCGACGCGGGCGCACGAGACGTGGTGGTGCTGACCCGTGCCCCCCGCCCGGTGCCCGCGCTGCTCGACGGCTTGGAGGACCGCATCGTCGTGGTGCGCTGCGACGCCGCCGACCGGGACGATCTGGCCAACGCGCTCAGCGATATCCGAGCGTCCGACTCGGCGATCCGCGGGGTCGTGCACGCGGCGGGCGTGCTCGAGGACGCCGCGTTCGACGCCGTCACCGCGGGTCAGCTGGCCAGGATGTTCCTGCCCAAGCCCACCGCCGCGGGCAACCTGATCGAGCTCACCGCGACCGACGCCACCGACTTCGTCCTGTTGTTCTCCTCCGCCACCGGCGCGCTGGGAGCGCCGGGGCAGGCGGCCTACGCCGCCGCCAACGCGGCGATGGACGCTCTGGCACACCGTCACCCGGGCAGACGGATTCTCAGCATCGGCTGGGGACTGTGGGATTCCGGCCTCGCCGCGGCGGCAGGCGGGGCGAGCCACCTGCGGCGAGCGGGCGTCGGGGCGATCGACCTGCGGCGCGGAAGCGCCGTGCTGGCCCAGGTCTTGCGCTATGACGGACCCTATCTGCTCGCGCTGAATCACACCCCGACCACCGACACCTCACCAGTAGCTCTGCGCTTGACGGATCTGCTCGACTCGAGTCCCGCTTCACCCCGGGACAACGCGTCCGCCCGCACGCCCGCGCCACCGGAGCCCGCCGAACCGCTGACCACGACTATCCGCCGCGTCCTGGCGAGCACGCTCGATCTGCCCGCCGAGCACATCGACCCGGCGGCCGACTTCAACGACCTGGGGCTGACCTCACTGCTCGCGATCGAGATGCGACGGAACCTGGAATCCCGGTTGCGCGTCCGGATCGCCACCGCCGAGTTGTTCAAGCACCCGACCATCACCGCCCTCGGCGCCGCCCTGCTGGAGCGGGTCGCCGCGAACACCGGCGACACATCGTGA
- a CDS encoding fatty acyl-AMP ligase — translation MVTGDRSTGNGLATSVARWAATGPDEPAFTELRFQARERVPVTLTYSGLHAAAGALAARLRQESAPGDRVAILCAHGIDYAVAFLACLYSNRVAVPLFPATGARNRDRLQAVLADARPTIGLLSAHDEITAPILGPALGRVVALPPELSGPEREPTEQVASTVDPVPMAASTADAIARHAGSLRTRSAAPDTRAVARVTDPAAVAPIIDPVCDELAYLQYTSGSTKSPAGVQVTHENLATALTQLGHAVSTAADRPVVTWLPFFHDMGLILGLALPLSLGVHGITLAPAEFVKRPVRWLRAIADYRAGTTGCPNFGLQLAISGTTPAERAGLDLSGLDLLLNGSEPVRADALDEFTETFGPYGFRHHAHTPGFGLAEATLTVTVCGQNEVPVWHRFDRAALAEGRAVVLADAAPGTQEGVPLVGCGAPVGQELRIVDPVAGTVLPAGRVGEIWVSGSNVCAGYFGRPDATDEVFGATLPGSVARWLRTGDLGFQHEGQLYIAGRRKDVIVVDGRNHYPADIEATVQACAAEIRPGHVTAFGHDDGLREDLVVVAELVTASGGEPIELFTLARRIRTAIASTHEVMPGAVLLVEPGRIPKTSSGKVRRGECRARYLAGHLSPVAMI, via the coding sequence ATCGTGACCGGCGACCGGAGCACCGGGAATGGTCTCGCGACTTCGGTAGCCAGATGGGCGGCCACCGGGCCGGATGAACCCGCCTTCACCGAACTGCGCTTCCAGGCGCGGGAACGCGTGCCGGTCACGCTGACCTATTCCGGACTGCATGCCGCGGCCGGCGCGCTGGCCGCTCGGCTGCGGCAGGAGAGCGCGCCAGGTGATCGCGTGGCCATCCTCTGCGCCCACGGAATCGACTACGCGGTGGCATTTCTCGCCTGTCTGTACAGCAACAGGGTAGCGGTGCCGCTGTTCCCGGCCACGGGCGCGCGCAACCGAGACCGCCTGCAGGCCGTCCTGGCCGATGCCCGTCCCACGATCGGCCTGCTCTCGGCCCACGACGAGATCACCGCACCGATCCTCGGACCGGCATTGGGTCGCGTGGTCGCTCTGCCGCCGGAACTGTCCGGACCCGAACGGGAACCGACGGAGCAAGTCGCCTCGACCGTGGATCCTGTGCCGATGGCGGCGAGTACCGCTGACGCGATTGCACGGCACGCGGGGTCGCTGCGAACACGTTCGGCCGCACCGGACACCCGGGCGGTCGCGCGGGTGACGGATCCGGCGGCGGTCGCACCCATCATTGATCCGGTTTGCGACGAGCTGGCGTACCTGCAGTACACCTCCGGATCGACCAAGTCGCCCGCCGGCGTCCAGGTCACACACGAGAACCTCGCCACGGCCTTGACGCAGCTCGGGCACGCCGTGTCGACCGCGGCCGATCGGCCCGTCGTAACCTGGCTGCCGTTCTTTCACGACATGGGTTTGATCCTCGGCCTGGCACTGCCGCTGTCGTTGGGCGTGCACGGCATCACACTGGCGCCCGCGGAGTTCGTCAAGCGCCCCGTCCGCTGGCTGCGCGCGATCGCCGACTACCGCGCCGGCACCACGGGATGCCCCAATTTCGGTCTGCAGCTGGCGATTTCGGGCACCACGCCCGCGGAACGGGCCGGGCTGGATCTGTCCGGCCTGGACCTCCTGCTCAACGGCTCCGAGCCCGTCCGCGCCGACGCGCTCGACGAATTCACCGAGACCTTCGGCCCCTACGGCTTCCGCCATCACGCGCACACCCCGGGCTTCGGCTTGGCCGAGGCCACCCTCACGGTCACGGTCTGCGGCCAGAACGAGGTCCCGGTGTGGCACCGCTTCGACCGTGCCGCACTGGCCGAAGGTCGCGCGGTCGTGCTGGCCGATGCCGCGCCGGGAACCCAGGAGGGTGTGCCGTTGGTCGGATGCGGCGCACCGGTGGGTCAGGAACTGCGGATCGTCGACCCGGTGGCGGGGACAGTGCTGCCCGCGGGCCGGGTCGGTGAGATCTGGGTGTCCGGAAGCAATGTGTGCGCCGGGTATTTCGGCAGGCCGGATGCCACCGACGAAGTCTTCGGCGCCACGCTGCCGGGAAGCGTTGCGCGCTGGCTGCGCACCGGCGATCTGGGGTTCCAGCACGAGGGACAGCTCTACATCGCCGGCCGCCGCAAGGACGTCATCGTGGTCGACGGACGCAATCACTATCCCGCCGACATCGAGGCGACGGTGCAGGCGTGTGCGGCGGAGATCAGGCCGGGTCATGTGACGGCGTTCGGTCACGACGACGGGCTGCGCGAAGACCTGGTCGTGGTCGCCGAACTGGTCACGGCGAGCGGCGGCGAGCCCATCGAACTGTTCACATTGGCCCGGCGCATCCGCACCGCGATCGCGTCCACCCATGAGGTGATGCCCGGTGCGGTACTGCTCGTCGAGCCGGGACGGATTCCCAAGACCAGCAGCGGGAAGGTCCGCCGCGGCGAGTGCAGAGCCCGTTATCTGGCGGGTCACCTGAGTCCGGTGGCGATGATCTGA
- a CDS encoding RNA-binding S4 domain-containing protein, translating into MQSSATQARVDSWTWAVRLFKTRSAAAEACRGGHVRVNGATAKPAQPVRPGDEVRIRISGIERIVVVERIVTKRVGAPIAAQCLIDRSPPPPPREIVASMPRRDRGAGRPTKRERRETDRLMGRPEH; encoded by the coding sequence ATCCAGAGCAGCGCGACCCAGGCCCGCGTCGATTCGTGGACCTGGGCGGTGCGTCTGTTCAAAACCAGATCCGCCGCCGCGGAGGCTTGTCGCGGCGGGCACGTCCGGGTAAACGGCGCGACGGCCAAGCCCGCGCAGCCCGTGCGCCCTGGTGACGAGGTACGCATCCGGATCAGCGGTATCGAGCGCATTGTCGTCGTGGAGCGGATCGTCACCAAGCGCGTCGGCGCACCCATCGCCGCCCAATGCCTGATCGATCGAAGTCCACCGCCTCCGCCGCGGGAAATAGTGGCGAGCATGCCCCGACGCGACCGCGGCGCGGGGCGCCCCACCAAGCGGGAGCGTCGCGAGACCGATCGCCTCATGGGCCGACCCGAGCACTGA
- a CDS encoding C40 family peptidase, with protein MGAVAATGAMPAIPAMAATINVPGVGNFDVPQEWEQPVQQLNQQIQQALAAVPAAPQAPQEVAPQAPNFAPMLPGLFGQQQSNTAGEIALDAAKTKVGAQYSWGAAGPRAFDCSGLVQWAFRQAGVELPRTSFEQSHVGAPVAYHELQPGDIVITNGGGHAGIYAGDNKLLNAVQSGTPVSYTPLRPDMVVTARRIV; from the coding sequence ATGGGTGCGGTGGCCGCGACCGGCGCCATGCCTGCGATTCCGGCCATGGCCGCAACCATCAACGTTCCCGGTGTCGGCAACTTCGACGTTCCGCAGGAATGGGAACAGCCGGTTCAGCAGCTCAATCAGCAGATCCAGCAGGCACTCGCGGCTGTTCCCGCCGCCCCCCAGGCGCCGCAGGAAGTCGCTCCCCAGGCTCCCAACTTCGCACCGATGCTCCCGGGCCTGTTCGGCCAGCAGCAGAGCAACACCGCGGGTGAGATCGCCCTCGATGCCGCGAAGACCAAGGTCGGCGCCCAGTACTCCTGGGGCGCAGCTGGGCCCCGCGCCTTCGACTGCTCCGGCCTAGTCCAGTGGGCGTTCCGCCAGGCGGGCGTCGAACTGCCCCGCACCAGCTTCGAGCAGTCGCACGTGGGCGCTCCGGTCGCTTACCACGAACTGCAGCCGGGCGACATCGTCATCACCAACGGCGGCGGTCACGCAGGCATCTACGCCGGCGACAACAAACTGCTGAATGCGGTGCAGTCGGGTACGCCGGTGTCCTACACGCCGCTGCGCCCTGACATGGTGGTCACCGCACGCCGTATCGTCTGA
- a CDS encoding ATP-binding protein: MDPVRNPYAPGAGQRPPELAGRDKQLTAFDIVLERVARGRPERSVVLTGLRGVGKTVLLNQLRSAAISRGWGTGKIEARPDQELRRPLSSALHMAARAIATSHRNPERVDDFLGILKAFALRATAEKGMRERWQPGIDVPAVSGRADSGDIEIDLVELLVEAAALAGDIGVGIAIFIDEMQDLGPADISAICGACHELSQDAAPLIVVGAGLPHLPAVLSASKSYSERLFSYHRIDRLDRESADQALIAPARREDVKFTDAALDALYRKADGYPYFVQAYGKATWDQAPESPITAEDVEVASPAAEEELAVGFFGSRYERATPAEREYMRAMADLSGDDGPVATAAVANELGRKPASLSPARDGLIKKGLIYSAERGTIGFTVPHFGRYLRSV; encoded by the coding sequence ATGGACCCCGTGCGGAATCCGTATGCCCCTGGAGCGGGACAGCGCCCACCCGAATTGGCCGGGCGCGACAAGCAACTCACGGCTTTCGACATCGTGCTCGAACGCGTCGCGCGCGGTCGCCCGGAACGCAGCGTCGTGCTCACCGGTCTGCGCGGAGTCGGAAAGACTGTGCTGCTCAACCAACTTCGCTCCGCCGCGATATCGCGCGGCTGGGGCACCGGCAAAATCGAAGCGCGGCCGGACCAGGAACTGCGCCGCCCGCTGTCCTCGGCGCTGCACATGGCCGCACGGGCGATCGCCACCTCGCACCGCAATCCGGAGCGGGTGGACGATTTCCTCGGCATTCTCAAGGCTTTCGCGTTGCGGGCAACCGCGGAGAAGGGCATGCGGGAACGCTGGCAACCCGGTATCGACGTGCCCGCGGTGAGCGGCCGGGCCGATTCCGGCGACATCGAGATCGATCTGGTGGAACTGCTGGTCGAGGCGGCGGCGCTGGCCGGTGACATCGGCGTCGGCATCGCGATCTTCATCGATGAGATGCAGGATCTCGGACCCGCCGACATCTCCGCCATCTGCGGCGCCTGCCACGAACTGAGCCAGGACGCCGCCCCGCTGATCGTGGTCGGGGCGGGGCTGCCGCATCTGCCCGCCGTGCTGTCCGCCTCGAAGAGCTACTCGGAGCGGCTGTTCAGCTATCACCGCATCGACCGTTTGGACCGGGAATCCGCCGACCAAGCGCTGATCGCGCCCGCCCGGCGCGAAGACGTGAAGTTCACCGACGCCGCGCTGGACGCGCTGTATCGCAAAGCCGATGGTTACCCATATTTCGTGCAGGCGTACGGCAAAGCCACATGGGATCAAGCGCCGGAGAGCCCGATAACCGCCGAGGACGTCGAGGTGGCCTCGCCTGCCGCCGAGGAGGAGTTGGCGGTCGGGTTCTTCGGTTCCCGCTACGAGCGGGCAACGCCCGCGGAACGCGAATACATGCGCGCCATGGCCGATCTGTCCGGCGACGACGGCCCGGTCGCGACCGCGGCGGTGGCCAACGAACTCGGCCGCAAACCGGCTTCCCTCTCGCCCGCGCGCGACGGCTTGATCAAGAAGGGCCTCATCTACTCCGCCGAGCGCGGAACCATCGGCTTCACCGTGCCGCACTTCGGCCGCTATCTACGCTCGGTGTGA